The Cylindrospermopsis curvispora GIHE-G1 genome contains a region encoding:
- a CDS encoding GtrA family protein, producing MINKISLSRYGIFISRLIRFALVGFSGVIVDLGGFYFLHSLLGLNLTPSSMLSTELAIINNFFWNDIWTFGDVVQKENLVLDNSHRLQRFFKFNLICLLGLILNSLIVNFLVYKFAINAYLAKLIAIICVISWNFGMNMRFNWQVMEKKES from the coding sequence ATGATAAATAAAATTAGCTTAAGTCGGTACGGAATATTTATTAGTCGGTTAATTCGTTTTGCGTTGGTGGGTTTTAGCGGTGTAATAGTGGATCTAGGAGGTTTTTATTTTCTACATAGCCTATTAGGTTTAAACCTAACTCCTAGTTCGATGCTATCAACCGAATTAGCAATCATTAATAATTTCTTCTGGAATGATATTTGGACATTTGGTGACGTAGTTCAGAAAGAAAATTTAGTTTTAGACAACAGTCACAGATTACAAAGGTTTTTTAAGTTTAACCTAATTTGTTTGTTGGGTTTAATTCTCAATAGTTTAATTGTGAACTTTTTGGTTTATAAGTTTGCTATAAATGCTTATCTAGCCAAATTGATAGCCATCATTTGTGTGATTTCCTGGAATTTTGGTATGAACATGAGGTTTAATTGGCAGGTGATGGAGAAAAAAGAATCATGA
- a CDS encoding glycosyltransferase family 39 protein, with protein sequence MPNLELKTKTPTWLKIAVVVLIGISIFCRWVSLDKKIYCCDENWTSVAISGHTLVELQKELSEHEGIIPINNFQKYQHISPEKHVSDTVNYLITSDPQHPPLYYIMVRLWAQIFGDSPTGIRSLSAIISLLIFPGVFWICLELFESGIVAWIAMALIAVSPLQLYFAQEARQYALWMVEILISSTALLRSIRKENTLSWVLYSLTLILGLYTHLLTGLMIISHGIYVIIQQQFRLTKTLINYIIYTIIALLIFLPWLIVFINHLDTGVSLTSGYGVRYTDSPLELIAVFLVRVTRTFFDLGLAKPLGFFSYFSDEGALYYTLISLIFGLFLISYLIFCFCKDIKNETYLFLFCLGGFPSILLILYDIILGGSRSIQVRYELPLYICLEIAIAYILSFAFPILQEKTWRRKIAQLMMVLLIFSGLVSDVKFFQSQNSWTQSGSTFIMETIQAINEADSPLLVINNAAVHLGGILALTHYSPGISLLTNKDVEPLVIPENYNQIFFVDNNSHLFRKLKDNQNYCMKTIQKITTNHSVTVGGLWRFEKKV encoded by the coding sequence ATGCCAAATTTAGAATTAAAAACAAAAACGCCAACTTGGTTAAAAATCGCAGTAGTAGTTCTAATAGGAATAAGTATTTTCTGTCGCTGGGTAAGTTTAGACAAAAAAATTTACTGCTGTGACGAAAACTGGACATCTGTAGCAATTTCTGGACACACATTAGTTGAGTTACAAAAGGAACTTTCTGAACATGAAGGCATAATTCCTATCAATAACTTTCAAAAGTATCAACACATAAGTCCAGAAAAGCATGTAAGTGATACAGTTAATTATTTAATCACCTCAGACCCCCAACATCCCCCATTGTACTACATTATGGTCAGACTATGGGCCCAGATATTTGGTGATTCCCCCACGGGAATAAGGAGTTTATCGGCAATTATTAGTTTGTTAATATTTCCGGGTGTATTTTGGATATGTTTAGAGTTGTTTGAGTCTGGAATTGTGGCATGGATAGCAATGGCATTAATTGCTGTTTCTCCCTTACAGCTATATTTTGCTCAAGAGGCTCGCCAATATGCTTTATGGATGGTAGAAATTCTCATATCCAGTACTGCTTTATTGAGATCCATCAGAAAAGAAAATACACTCAGCTGGGTTTTGTATAGCCTAACCTTGATTCTGGGACTATATACCCACTTATTAACAGGTTTGATGATCATATCTCACGGAATTTATGTGATTATTCAACAACAGTTTCGTCTTACCAAAACCTTGATTAACTATATAATTTATACAATCATAGCTTTGTTGATATTTTTACCTTGGCTAATTGTATTCATAAATCATCTTGATACAGGAGTATCATTAACTTCTGGCTACGGTGTCAGATATACGGATAGTCCCTTAGAGTTAATTGCCGTTTTTCTTGTTCGAGTTACTAGGACATTTTTTGATCTTGGTTTGGCTAAACCATTAGGATTCTTTAGTTATTTTTCTGATGAAGGGGCTTTGTACTATACTCTTATTTCCCTGATCTTCGGCTTATTTTTAATAAGCTATCTCATATTTTGTTTTTGTAAGGATATTAAAAATGAAACTTATCTTTTTCTTTTTTGTCTAGGGGGATTTCCTAGTATATTATTGATCTTATATGATATAATTTTGGGTGGATCTCGTTCCATACAAGTACGATATGAATTGCCCTTGTATATCTGTTTAGAAATTGCCATAGCATATATTTTAAGTTTTGCCTTTCCAATTTTACAAGAAAAGACTTGGCGGAGAAAAATAGCCCAATTAATGATGGTATTACTTATTTTTTCCGGACTAGTTTCTGATGTCAAATTCTTTCAGTCCCAAAATTCGTGGACGCAATCAGGTAGCACATTTATCATGGAAACAATTCAGGCTATTAACGAAGCAGACTCACCTTTATTGGTAATAAATAATGCTGCTGTACATTTGGGAGGAATATTAGCTTTGACTCATTATTCCCCAGGAATTTCTCTGCTAACGAATAAAGATGTTGAACCTTTAGTAATTCCGGAGAATTATAATCAGATTTTTTTTGTAGATAACAATAGTCATTTATTTCGTAAACTAAAGGATAATCAAAACTATTGTATGAAAACAATACAAAAAATTACCACTAATCACTCAGTAACTGTAGGAGGTTTATGGAGATTTGAGAAGAAGGTTTAG
- a CDS encoding glycosyltransferase family 32 protein gives MSKIPQIIHQIFFLGAAAVPEKYRRYQQTVLQNHPHWEYQFWDERKARGFMTDNYPWFLPVFDAYPHDIQRRDAIRYFILYHYGGFYLDMDVESIKPLDNLLADFELILSKLVGFSNAIMGSIPKHPLWLKVFEELKNRQHNSDHKIMPLYVGHSTGPIMLNDCVVGGKFDQNSNVLVCPGYIFEPGAPMELNGKIFKSHVNPETYTIHHMTTSWLPKKHQIARFLFGLMLEPYWFFRSLFKGKI, from the coding sequence ATGAGTAAAATTCCCCAGATTATCCATCAAATTTTTTTTCTAGGAGCAGCAGCAGTACCGGAAAAATATCGACGTTATCAACAAACAGTTTTACAAAATCATCCCCATTGGGAATACCAATTTTGGGATGAACGCAAAGCTAGAGGATTTATGACAGATAATTATCCCTGGTTCCTACCAGTATTTGATGCTTATCCTCATGATATTCAGCGTCGTGATGCCATACGTTATTTCATACTCTATCACTATGGTGGGTTTTACTTAGATATGGATGTAGAAAGTATAAAACCACTGGATAATTTATTGGCAGATTTCGAGCTTATTCTATCCAAGTTGGTAGGTTTTAGTAATGCAATTATGGGTAGTATTCCCAAGCATCCTCTGTGGTTGAAAGTGTTTGAGGAATTAAAAAACCGTCAACATAACTCAGACCATAAAATAATGCCACTTTATGTTGGACATAGTACTGGACCAATTATGCTTAACGACTGCGTGGTTGGGGGTAAATTTGATCAAAATTCTAATGTTCTAGTCTGTCCAGGATATATTTTTGAGCCAGGTGCACCCATGGAACTTAATGGTAAAATCTTCAAGAGTCACGTTAACCCAGAGACTTATACTATACATCACATGACCACTTCTTGGTTGCCCAAAAAACACCAGATAGCCAGGTTTTTATTCGGGTTGATGTTAGAACCATACTGGTTTTTTCGATCTTTATTTAAAGGCAAAATTTAA